In Jaculus jaculus isolate mJacJac1 chromosome 11, mJacJac1.mat.Y.cur, whole genome shotgun sequence, the following proteins share a genomic window:
- the LOC101618193 gene encoding LOW QUALITY PROTEIN: sorting nexin-5-like (The sequence of the model RefSeq protein was modified relative to this genomic sequence to represent the inferred CDS: inserted 2 bases in 1 codon), whose translation MAAAPELLQQQEEDRSKLRSVSVDLNVGPSLQIDIPDAFSERDKVKFTVHTKTTLPTFQSPESSVTRQHVWLHDTLIETTDYAGLIIPPAPTKPDFDGPREKMQKLGEGEGSMTKEEVAKMKQELEAEYLAVVKKTVSSHEVFLQGLSSHPVLSKDRNFHVFLEYDQDLSVRRKNTKEMFGGFFKSVVXSADEVLFSGVKEVGDFFEQEKNFLINYYNRIKDSCAKADKMTRSHKNVADDYIHTAACLHSLALEEPTVIKKYLLKVAELFEKLRKVEGRVSSDEDLKLTELLRYYMLNIEAAKDLLYRRTKALIDYENSNKALDKARLKSKDVKLAEAHQQECCQKFEELSESAKEELVNFKRKRVAAFRKNLIEMSELEIKHARNNVSLLQSCIDLFKNN comes from the exons ATGGCGGCGGCTCCCGAGttgctgcagcagcaggaggaggaccGCAGCAAG CTGAGATCTGTGTCTGTGGACCTGAATGTTGGTCCTTCACTTCAGATTGACATACCTGATGCATTCAGTGAAAGAGACAAGGTCAAATTTACCGTGCACACCAAGACCACACTGCCTACGTTTCAGAGCCCAGAGTCTTCTGTTACAAGACAACATGTATGGCTGCATGACACTCTTATTGAAACAACAGATTATGCTGGCCTTATTATCCCTCCTGCTCCTACCAAGCCAGACTTTGATGGCCCACGAGAGAAGATGCAGAAACTGGGAGAAGGGGAGGGCTCCATGACCAAAGAAGAGGTTGCCAAGATGAAGCAAGAACTGGAAGCTGAGTATCTTGCTGTCGTTAAGAAGACTGTGTCCTCCCATGAAGTCTTTCTTCAGGGGCTGTCTTCTCATCCTGTTCTCAGTAAAGATCGTAACTTTCATGTTTTCCTGGAATATGATCAGGATCTAAGTGTTAGGCGGAAAAATACCAAAGAGATGTTTGGTGGCTTTTTTAAAAGTGTGGT GAGTGCTGATGAAGTCCTTTTTTCAGGAGTTAAGGAAGTGGGTGACTTCTTTGAACAGGAGAAGAACTTCCTTATTAACTATTACAATAGGATCAAGGATTCTTGTGCTAAAGCTGACAAAATGACCAGATCTCACAAAAATGTTGCTGATGACTACATTCACACTGCAGCCTGCTTGCATAGCCTGGCCTTGGAAGAACCCACAGTCATTAAAAAGTACTTATTGAAGGTTGCAGAGCTATTTGAAAAACTTAGGAAAGTAGAAGGTCGAGTCTCATCAGATGAAGATTTAAAGCTGACAGAGCTGCTCCGGTACTATATGCTCAACATCGAGGCTGCAAAGGATCTCTTATATAGGCGCACCAAAGCCCTCATTGACTATGAGAATTCAAACAAAGCTTTGGACAAGGCCCGGTTGAAGAGCAAAGATGTCAAACTGGCTGAGGCACACCAACAAGAATGCTGCCAGAAATTTGAAGAGCTTTCTGAATCTGCAAAAGAAGAGCTGGTGAATTTCAAACGTAAGAGAGTGGCAGCATTTAGAAAGAATCTAATTGAAATGTCTGAACTGGAAATAAAGCACGCCAGAAACAATGTCTCCCTTTTGCAGAGCTGCATTGATTTGTTCAAGAACAACTGA